Proteins found in one Pseudochaenichthys georgianus chromosome 13, fPseGeo1.2, whole genome shotgun sequence genomic segment:
- the rasgrp4 gene encoding RAS guanyl-releasing protein 4 isoform X1: MNKTKRKPHGESRKMVQRRRNTCPSPQDITRALQGPSSAPNPGAASLDELIQRCLNCFDPEGKLTSPRGSQLVDMTLMMHSWVVPSQMFAQKLLTLYKDCPSDKRGLKRTQICHLIRQWISQFPAVFEADPLLEQTMGDLWALVRSDGVETHSQLVDNSCLGPHANMFQAPSPSVKKRKVSLIFDHMEPHEMAEHLSYLEFKNFCNVSFMDYRSYVVRGSVRDNPALERSVMMCNGVSQWVQLMILSRHTAQQRAQVFTKFIHVAQRLRALQNFNTLMAVTGGLCHSSISRLKDTSNLLTPDITKALGEMTELLSSGSNYINYRRLYNECSGFKVPILGVHLKDLISLNEALPDYIDQDKINLSKLQHLYSNISDLVATHSCTPPFEANKDLLHLLTLSLDLYYTEDEIYELSYNKEPRNTKIQPVAPVKAPVVAEWGSGVTPRLDPDTISKHVKQMVDSIMKNYDQNQDGYISLDDFEKIAANFPFSFCTHEADREGEISHEEITSYFMRGMSICAKLGYRFNTHNFHETTYKRPTFCENCGGFLWGVIKQGYHCKDCGINCHRHCRDLVEIACLKKHKNTTGSCPCTPAPDTRVKGNTWTDIEEEAFVFPQSNETENHQGTALWKSNSSDSTSSDCSTQTDPGVWTPEKKDRRGVHHNSLVHASPERKRRQDMSPCKVNSQRTRGCSMPVSFLQEKMEEMHLYKDKSREPD; this comes from the exons GAAGCCCCATGGAGAGAGCAGGAAGATGGTCCAGCGCAGGAGGAACACATGTCCCAGTCCCCAGGACATCACGAGGGCCCTGCAGGGCCCCAGCTCGGCCCCCAACCCCGGAGCTGCCAGCCTGGATGAGCTCATCCAGCGCTGCCTGAACTGCTTCG ATCCAGAGGGGAAGCTCACCAGCCCCAGGGGGTCCCAGCTGGTCGATATGACCCTGATGATGCACAGTTGGGTGGTGCCATCTCAGATGTTCGCCCAGAAACTTCTCACCCT TTATAAGGACTGTCCCTCGGATAAGAGGGGCCTGAAGCGGACTCAGATCTGCCACCTCATCAG GCAGTGGATCAGCCAGTTCCCGGCAGTGTTTGAGGCGGACCCCCTCCTGGAGCAGACCATGGGGGACCTGTGGGCGCTGGTGCGGTCCGATGGAGTTGAAACGCACTCCCAACTCGTCGACAACTCCTGCTT AGGCCCTCATGCAAACATGTTCCAGGCACCCTCGCCCTCCGTGAAGAAGAGGAAGGTGTCTCTGATCTTCGACCACATGGAGCCCCATGAGATGGCCGAGCACCTGAGCTACCTGGAGTTCAAGAACTTCTGCAACGTCTCA TTCATGGACTACCGCAGCTACGTGGTGCGCGGCTCGGTGAGGGACAACCCCGCTCTGGAGCGCTCCGTCATGATGTGTAACGGGGTCTCTCAGTGGGTGCAGCTGATGATCCTCAGCAGACACACGGCCCAGCAGAGAGCCCAGGTCTTCACGAAGTTCATCCACGTGGCTCAG AGACTTCGAGCGCTGCAAAACTTTAACACTCTAATGGCCGTGACCGGGGGCCTCTGTCACAGCTCCATCTCCCGCCTCAAAGACACCTCCAACCTGCTGACCCCCGACATCACTAAG GCCCTGGGTGAGATGACGGAGCTGCTCTCCTCAGGCAGCAACTACATCAACTACCGGCGGCTTTACAACGAGTGCAGCGGTTTCAAGGTGCCCATCCTGGGGGTCCACCTGAAGGACCTGATCTCCCTGAACGAGGCCCTGCCGGACTACATCGACCAGGACAAGATCAACCTGAGCAAACTGCAGCACCTGTACAGCAACATCAGTGACCTGGTGGCCACCCACAGCTGCACGCCGCCCTTCGAGGCCAACAAAGACCTCCTGCATCTGCTCACG CTCTCCCTAGATCTATACTACACCGAGGACGAGATATATGAACTTTCATACAACAAGGAACCCAGAAACACCAAGATCCAG CCCGTCGCTCCGGTGAAAGCGCCCGTGGTGGCCGAGTGGGGGTCAGGGGTCACCCCCAGGCTCGACCCTGACACCATATCTAAACACGTCAAACAGATGGTGGAT TCCATCATGAAAAACTACGACCAGAACCAGGATGGATACATCTCGCTGGACGACTTTGAGAAAATAGCAGCCAACTTCCCCTTCTCCTTCTGCACTCACGAAGCTGACAG GGAGGGAGAAATCAGCCATGAAGAAATCACCTCTTACTTCATGAGGGGAATGTCGATATGTGCCAAGCTGGGCTACCGCTTCAATACGCATAACTTCCACGAAACCACGTACAAGCGGCCAACGTTTTGCGAGAATTGCGGAGGCTTT CTGTGGGGAGTCATCAAACAAGGATACCATTGTAAAG ACTGTGGGATAAACTGCCACAGGCACTGTAGAGACCTGGTGGAAATAGCTTGCTTAAAGAAACATAAAAACACCACCGGGTCGTGCCCCTGCACCCCAGCTCCCGACACCAGAGTCAAGGGTAACACCTGGA CAGACATAGAAGAGGAGGCCTTTGTCTTCCCCCAAAGTAACGAGACAGAAAACCACCAGGGCACCGCTCTTTGGAAAAGCAACAGCAGTGACTCCACGTCGTCCGACTGCTCCACTCAGACGGACCCTGGAGTTTGGACCCCCGAGAAGAAGGACAGGAGAGGAGTTCACCACAACTCGCTTGTTCACGCATCCccagagagaaagaggagacaGGACATGAGTCCCTGCAAG GTGAACTCACAGAGGACCCGGGGGTGCTCCATGCCCGTTTCCTTCTTGCAGGAGAAGATGGAGGAGATGCATCTCTACAAAGACAAGAGCAGAGAGCCCGACTGA
- the rasgrp4 gene encoding RAS guanyl-releasing protein 4 isoform X2 — MNKTKRKPHGESRKMVQRRRNTCPSPQDITRALQGPSSAPNPGAASLDELIQRCLNCFDPEGKLTSPRGSQLVDMTLMMHSWVVPSQMFAQKLLTLYKDCPSDKRGLKRTQICHLIRQWISQFPAVFEADPLLEQTMGDLWALVRSDGVETHSQLVDNSCLGPHANMFQAPSPSVKKRKVSLIFDHMEPHEMAEHLSYLEFKNFCNVSFMDYRSYVVRGSVRDNPALERSVMMCNGVSQWVQLMILSRHTAQQRAQVFTKFIHVAQRLRALQNFNTLMAVTGGLCHSSISRLKDTSNLLTPDITKALGEMTELLSSGSNYINYRRLYNECSGFKVPILGVHLKDLISLNEALPDYIDQDKINLSKLQHLYSNISDLVATHSCTPPFEANKDLLHLLTLSLDLYYTEDEIYELSYNKEPRNTKIQPVAPVKAPVVAEWGSGVTPRLDPDTISKHVKQMVDSIMKNYDQNQDGYISLDDFEKIAANFPFSFCTHEADREGEISHEEITSYFMRGMSICAKLGYRFNTHNFHETTYKRPTFCENCGGFLWGVIKQGYHCKDCGINCHRHCRDLVEIACLKKHKNTTGSCPCTPAPDTRVKGNTWNIEEEAFVFPQSNETENHQGTALWKSNSSDSTSSDCSTQTDPGVWTPEKKDRRGVHHNSLVHASPERKRRQDMSPCKVNSQRTRGCSMPVSFLQEKMEEMHLYKDKSREPD, encoded by the exons GAAGCCCCATGGAGAGAGCAGGAAGATGGTCCAGCGCAGGAGGAACACATGTCCCAGTCCCCAGGACATCACGAGGGCCCTGCAGGGCCCCAGCTCGGCCCCCAACCCCGGAGCTGCCAGCCTGGATGAGCTCATCCAGCGCTGCCTGAACTGCTTCG ATCCAGAGGGGAAGCTCACCAGCCCCAGGGGGTCCCAGCTGGTCGATATGACCCTGATGATGCACAGTTGGGTGGTGCCATCTCAGATGTTCGCCCAGAAACTTCTCACCCT TTATAAGGACTGTCCCTCGGATAAGAGGGGCCTGAAGCGGACTCAGATCTGCCACCTCATCAG GCAGTGGATCAGCCAGTTCCCGGCAGTGTTTGAGGCGGACCCCCTCCTGGAGCAGACCATGGGGGACCTGTGGGCGCTGGTGCGGTCCGATGGAGTTGAAACGCACTCCCAACTCGTCGACAACTCCTGCTT AGGCCCTCATGCAAACATGTTCCAGGCACCCTCGCCCTCCGTGAAGAAGAGGAAGGTGTCTCTGATCTTCGACCACATGGAGCCCCATGAGATGGCCGAGCACCTGAGCTACCTGGAGTTCAAGAACTTCTGCAACGTCTCA TTCATGGACTACCGCAGCTACGTGGTGCGCGGCTCGGTGAGGGACAACCCCGCTCTGGAGCGCTCCGTCATGATGTGTAACGGGGTCTCTCAGTGGGTGCAGCTGATGATCCTCAGCAGACACACGGCCCAGCAGAGAGCCCAGGTCTTCACGAAGTTCATCCACGTGGCTCAG AGACTTCGAGCGCTGCAAAACTTTAACACTCTAATGGCCGTGACCGGGGGCCTCTGTCACAGCTCCATCTCCCGCCTCAAAGACACCTCCAACCTGCTGACCCCCGACATCACTAAG GCCCTGGGTGAGATGACGGAGCTGCTCTCCTCAGGCAGCAACTACATCAACTACCGGCGGCTTTACAACGAGTGCAGCGGTTTCAAGGTGCCCATCCTGGGGGTCCACCTGAAGGACCTGATCTCCCTGAACGAGGCCCTGCCGGACTACATCGACCAGGACAAGATCAACCTGAGCAAACTGCAGCACCTGTACAGCAACATCAGTGACCTGGTGGCCACCCACAGCTGCACGCCGCCCTTCGAGGCCAACAAAGACCTCCTGCATCTGCTCACG CTCTCCCTAGATCTATACTACACCGAGGACGAGATATATGAACTTTCATACAACAAGGAACCCAGAAACACCAAGATCCAG CCCGTCGCTCCGGTGAAAGCGCCCGTGGTGGCCGAGTGGGGGTCAGGGGTCACCCCCAGGCTCGACCCTGACACCATATCTAAACACGTCAAACAGATGGTGGAT TCCATCATGAAAAACTACGACCAGAACCAGGATGGATACATCTCGCTGGACGACTTTGAGAAAATAGCAGCCAACTTCCCCTTCTCCTTCTGCACTCACGAAGCTGACAG GGAGGGAGAAATCAGCCATGAAGAAATCACCTCTTACTTCATGAGGGGAATGTCGATATGTGCCAAGCTGGGCTACCGCTTCAATACGCATAACTTCCACGAAACCACGTACAAGCGGCCAACGTTTTGCGAGAATTGCGGAGGCTTT CTGTGGGGAGTCATCAAACAAGGATACCATTGTAAAG ACTGTGGGATAAACTGCCACAGGCACTGTAGAGACCTGGTGGAAATAGCTTGCTTAAAGAAACATAAAAACACCACCGGGTCGTGCCCCTGCACCCCAGCTCCCGACACCAGAGTCAAGGGTAACACCTGGA ACATAGAAGAGGAGGCCTTTGTCTTCCCCCAAAGTAACGAGACAGAAAACCACCAGGGCACCGCTCTTTGGAAAAGCAACAGCAGTGACTCCACGTCGTCCGACTGCTCCACTCAGACGGACCCTGGAGTTTGGACCCCCGAGAAGAAGGACAGGAGAGGAGTTCACCACAACTCGCTTGTTCACGCATCCccagagagaaagaggagacaGGACATGAGTCCCTGCAAG GTGAACTCACAGAGGACCCGGGGGTGCTCCATGCCCGTTTCCTTCTTGCAGGAGAAGATGGAGGAGATGCATCTCTACAAAGACAAGAGCAGAGAGCCCGACTGA
- the rasgrp4 gene encoding RAS guanyl-releasing protein 4 isoform X3 — translation MGDLWALVRSDGVETHSQLVDNSCLGPHANMFQAPSPSVKKRKVSLIFDHMEPHEMAEHLSYLEFKNFCNVSFMDYRSYVVRGSVRDNPALERSVMMCNGVSQWVQLMILSRHTAQQRAQVFTKFIHVAQRLRALQNFNTLMAVTGGLCHSSISRLKDTSNLLTPDITKALGEMTELLSSGSNYINYRRLYNECSGFKVPILGVHLKDLISLNEALPDYIDQDKINLSKLQHLYSNISDLVATHSCTPPFEANKDLLHLLTLSLDLYYTEDEIYELSYNKEPRNTKIQPVAPVKAPVVAEWGSGVTPRLDPDTISKHVKQMVDSIMKNYDQNQDGYISLDDFEKIAANFPFSFCTHEADREGEISHEEITSYFMRGMSICAKLGYRFNTHNFHETTYKRPTFCENCGGFLWGVIKQGYHCKDCGINCHRHCRDLVEIACLKKHKNTTGSCPCTPAPDTRVKGNTWTDIEEEAFVFPQSNETENHQGTALWKSNSSDSTSSDCSTQTDPGVWTPEKKDRRGVHHNSLVHASPERKRRQDMSPCKVNSQRTRGCSMPVSFLQEKMEEMHLYKDKSREPD, via the exons ATGGGGGACCTGTGGGCGCTGGTGCGGTCCGATGGAGTTGAAACGCACTCCCAACTCGTCGACAACTCCTGCTT AGGCCCTCATGCAAACATGTTCCAGGCACCCTCGCCCTCCGTGAAGAAGAGGAAGGTGTCTCTGATCTTCGACCACATGGAGCCCCATGAGATGGCCGAGCACCTGAGCTACCTGGAGTTCAAGAACTTCTGCAACGTCTCA TTCATGGACTACCGCAGCTACGTGGTGCGCGGCTCGGTGAGGGACAACCCCGCTCTGGAGCGCTCCGTCATGATGTGTAACGGGGTCTCTCAGTGGGTGCAGCTGATGATCCTCAGCAGACACACGGCCCAGCAGAGAGCCCAGGTCTTCACGAAGTTCATCCACGTGGCTCAG AGACTTCGAGCGCTGCAAAACTTTAACACTCTAATGGCCGTGACCGGGGGCCTCTGTCACAGCTCCATCTCCCGCCTCAAAGACACCTCCAACCTGCTGACCCCCGACATCACTAAG GCCCTGGGTGAGATGACGGAGCTGCTCTCCTCAGGCAGCAACTACATCAACTACCGGCGGCTTTACAACGAGTGCAGCGGTTTCAAGGTGCCCATCCTGGGGGTCCACCTGAAGGACCTGATCTCCCTGAACGAGGCCCTGCCGGACTACATCGACCAGGACAAGATCAACCTGAGCAAACTGCAGCACCTGTACAGCAACATCAGTGACCTGGTGGCCACCCACAGCTGCACGCCGCCCTTCGAGGCCAACAAAGACCTCCTGCATCTGCTCACG CTCTCCCTAGATCTATACTACACCGAGGACGAGATATATGAACTTTCATACAACAAGGAACCCAGAAACACCAAGATCCAG CCCGTCGCTCCGGTGAAAGCGCCCGTGGTGGCCGAGTGGGGGTCAGGGGTCACCCCCAGGCTCGACCCTGACACCATATCTAAACACGTCAAACAGATGGTGGAT TCCATCATGAAAAACTACGACCAGAACCAGGATGGATACATCTCGCTGGACGACTTTGAGAAAATAGCAGCCAACTTCCCCTTCTCCTTCTGCACTCACGAAGCTGACAG GGAGGGAGAAATCAGCCATGAAGAAATCACCTCTTACTTCATGAGGGGAATGTCGATATGTGCCAAGCTGGGCTACCGCTTCAATACGCATAACTTCCACGAAACCACGTACAAGCGGCCAACGTTTTGCGAGAATTGCGGAGGCTTT CTGTGGGGAGTCATCAAACAAGGATACCATTGTAAAG ACTGTGGGATAAACTGCCACAGGCACTGTAGAGACCTGGTGGAAATAGCTTGCTTAAAGAAACATAAAAACACCACCGGGTCGTGCCCCTGCACCCCAGCTCCCGACACCAGAGTCAAGGGTAACACCTGGA CAGACATAGAAGAGGAGGCCTTTGTCTTCCCCCAAAGTAACGAGACAGAAAACCACCAGGGCACCGCTCTTTGGAAAAGCAACAGCAGTGACTCCACGTCGTCCGACTGCTCCACTCAGACGGACCCTGGAGTTTGGACCCCCGAGAAGAAGGACAGGAGAGGAGTTCACCACAACTCGCTTGTTCACGCATCCccagagagaaagaggagacaGGACATGAGTCCCTGCAAG GTGAACTCACAGAGGACCCGGGGGTGCTCCATGCCCGTTTCCTTCTTGCAGGAGAAGATGGAGGAGATGCATCTCTACAAAGACAAGAGCAGAGAGCCCGACTGA